A DNA window from Salvelinus sp. IW2-2015 linkage group LG4q.1:29, ASM291031v2, whole genome shotgun sequence contains the following coding sequences:
- the nsmce4a gene encoding non-structural maintenance of chromosomes element 4 homolog A: protein MKRANRGGDESGTGTHRQNGVSGGKGGARGAVAERGDAATGGDDDEAGCSPADMQDEDNDPARRREIRSKYRDLINSVQQNREDMLSPTNNKLTDVLEEANKLFAEVRQAREAALDAQLLVLATDLGKEKASQLHAEGSAFDPAAFAEHLLSFMGLNRLEEEDEDVEGGASGGYLPQDAWQRVANRTQCCFRTAPSFHYMMGSFLVELPPPRQRVERQRKVPGKEAKRIMPTQLKRMEESHQEATEKEVERILGYLRSYFFDDRKS, encoded by the exons ATGAAGCGAGCCAACCGAGGAGGGGATGAATCTGGTACCGGTACCCACCGTCAGAACGGTGTGTCTGGGGGGAAAGGCGGCGCCAGGGGAGCGGTTGCGGAGCGGGGGGATGCAGCAAccggtggtgatgatgatgaggccGGGTGCAGCCCAGCAGACATGCAGGATGAGGACAATGATCCAGCACGGAGGAGAGAGATCAGGAGCAAGTACAGGGACCTCATCAACTCTGTTCAAC agaacagagaggacatGTTGAGTCCCAccaacaacaaactgacagacgTGTTGGAGGAGGCCAACAAACTGTTTGCAGAAG tccGTCAGGCCCGTGAAGCCGCTTTAGACGCCCAGCTCCTGGTGCTGGCTACAGACCTGGGGAAGGAGAAGGCCAGCCAGCTACACGCAGAGGGTTCAGCCTTCGACCCCGCAGCCTTCGCTGAACACCTg CTGTCATTCATGGGTCTGAATCGcctggaggaggaagatgaagatgtGGAGGGTGGAGCGAGCGGCGGCTACCTCCCCCAGGACGCCTGGCAGAGGGTAGCTAACAGAACTCAGTGCTGCTTCAGGACTGCCCCCTCTTTCCACTATAT GATGGGATCGTTCCTGGTTGAGCTACCTCCACCTCGCCagagggtagagagacagaggaaagttcCCGGCAAGGAAGCCAAGAGGATCATGCCCACTCAG TTGAAGAGGATGGAGGAGTCTCACCAGGAAGCTAcagagaaggaggtagagaggattCTGGGATACCTGCGGAGCTACTTCTTTGACGACCGTAAGTCATGA